Proteins encoded in a region of the Saccharothrix ecbatanensis genome:
- a CDS encoding glycoside hydrolase family 9 protein, protein MTSRPLSRWRRPAIVALAAAMAMSGALATGTAQAAEYNRILNGTFDSGSTDPWWSNGEVSRAVVNGEMCATVAAGTGNPWDALLGQNGVPFESGQSYTMTFDAYATASRPMAVVIGQGVPPYQEMLKQEFQLGTTKQRHSFTFTATMDFPDAGSGQMNFHLGGQSAESRICFDNVSLIGGLKAPGEGYTPPAKKVQVNQVAYVPGLSKQATLVSTATTPQTWVLKNSSGTTVATGESTPKGVDAASGDSTHLIDFSSFDTAGAGYTLSVGAETSFPFDIATDEIKKLRYDSLAYFYHNRSGIPIDAQYVGTQYSRPAGHIDVAPNKGDSAVPCRAHLNCGYTLDVRGGWYDAGDHGKYVVNGGISAWQVLNTYERAKLIGDAAALGDGKMAIPERSNGVPDILDEARWEVEFLLKMQAPDGMVHHKMHSEQWTGLPTRPDQDPYQRYLSATGTAATLNMAAVAAQSARIWKTIDPAFSAKAQAAAVKAYAAAKANPDKIFNSDDSGGGGYGDDVLTDEFYWAAAEMFTTTGEASYRTDLTSSPHFKGKSLNPRGYDWQSTGPLGDITLALVPNGLPDADIAAIKSAFTAVADQHLAQIADLGYPAPYRTGDGGYEWGSNGLVANNTAVLALAHDFTGQAKYRDGVYNALGYLLGRNPMSYSYVAGYGDRAFKNGHHRFWANQLDPALPVTAPGTLSGGPNSYGRDSHAQRLVPADCKPQKCYVDHIQAYTVNEVTINWNSALAWLANWAAEKAGGTPPVEDTTPPSTPGAPAASDITATGVKLTWSAASDAESGVRNYDVVALDGGAQRVVTTVSGTSATLTGLKPDTAYTFAIVARNGANLTSAASQTTAVRTKPDTPTGGCKVTYSVSSSWSSGLTASVTITNTGTTAWNSWTLKFAFPGDQKITHGWSADWTQTGAAVTATNASWNGNLAPGGSTSVGFNASHGGQNTDPTAFTVNGQSCTKG, encoded by the coding sequence ATGACATCACGTCCCCTTTCCCGGTGGCGCCGCCCCGCCATCGTCGCCCTCGCGGCGGCAATGGCGATGAGCGGTGCTCTCGCCACGGGCACCGCCCAGGCGGCGGAGTACAACAGGATCCTCAACGGCACGTTCGACAGCGGGAGCACCGATCCGTGGTGGTCCAACGGCGAGGTGTCGCGCGCGGTGGTCAACGGTGAGATGTGCGCGACGGTCGCCGCCGGCACGGGCAACCCCTGGGATGCCCTGCTCGGTCAGAACGGCGTGCCGTTCGAGTCCGGGCAGTCCTACACGATGACCTTCGACGCCTACGCCACCGCGTCACGGCCGATGGCGGTCGTCATCGGTCAGGGTGTGCCGCCGTACCAGGAGATGCTCAAGCAGGAGTTCCAGCTAGGCACCACCAAGCAGCGGCACTCCTTCACGTTCACCGCCACGATGGACTTCCCCGACGCGGGGTCCGGGCAGATGAACTTCCACCTCGGCGGCCAGTCGGCCGAGAGCCGGATCTGCTTCGACAACGTGTCGCTGATCGGCGGGTTGAAGGCGCCGGGCGAGGGCTACACGCCGCCGGCCAAGAAGGTTCAGGTCAACCAGGTCGCGTACGTGCCCGGTCTGTCCAAGCAGGCGACCCTGGTATCGACGGCGACCACGCCGCAGACGTGGGTGCTGAAGAACTCGTCGGGGACGACGGTGGCGACCGGCGAGTCGACGCCCAAGGGTGTGGACGCGGCTTCCGGCGACTCCACGCACCTGATCGACTTCTCGTCGTTCGACACGGCGGGCGCCGGTTACACGCTCAGCGTGGGCGCGGAGACGAGCTTCCCGTTCGACATCGCGACGGATGAGATCAAGAAGCTGCGCTACGACTCGCTGGCGTACTTCTACCACAACCGCAGCGGCATCCCGATCGATGCGCAGTACGTCGGCACGCAGTACTCGCGTCCGGCCGGTCACATCGACGTCGCCCCGAACAAGGGCGACAGCGCGGTGCCGTGCCGTGCGCACCTCAACTGCGGTTACACGCTGGACGTGCGCGGCGGCTGGTACGACGCGGGTGACCACGGCAAGTACGTCGTCAACGGCGGCATCTCGGCGTGGCAGGTGCTCAACACCTACGAGCGCGCGAAGCTGATCGGCGACGCCGCCGCGTTGGGCGACGGCAAGATGGCCATTCCGGAGAGGTCCAACGGGGTGCCGGACATCCTGGACGAGGCGCGCTGGGAGGTCGAGTTCCTGCTGAAGATGCAGGCGCCCGACGGCATGGTGCACCACAAGATGCACAGCGAGCAGTGGACCGGCCTGCCCACGCGGCCCGACCAGGACCCGTACCAGCGCTACCTCTCGGCGACCGGCACCGCGGCGACGCTGAACATGGCCGCAGTGGCGGCGCAGTCCGCGCGGATCTGGAAGACGATCGACCCGGCGTTCTCGGCCAAGGCGCAGGCGGCGGCCGTGAAGGCGTACGCGGCGGCGAAGGCCAACCCGGACAAGATCTTCAACTCCGACGACAGCGGCGGCGGCGGGTACGGCGACGACGTGCTGACCGACGAGTTCTACTGGGCCGCGGCGGAGATGTTCACCACCACCGGTGAAGCGTCCTACCGCACCGACCTGACCTCCTCGCCCCACTTCAAGGGCAAGAGCCTGAACCCGCGCGGCTACGACTGGCAGTCCACCGGCCCGCTGGGCGACATCACCCTCGCGCTCGTGCCCAACGGCCTGCCCGACGCGGACATCGCGGCGATCAAGTCCGCGTTCACCGCCGTCGCCGACCAGCACCTGGCCCAGATCGCCGATCTGGGCTACCCGGCCCCGTACCGCACGGGCGACGGCGGCTACGAGTGGGGCTCCAACGGTCTGGTGGCCAACAACACCGCGGTGCTGGCGCTGGCGCACGACTTCACCGGTCAGGCCAAGTACCGCGACGGCGTCTACAACGCGTTGGGCTACCTGCTGGGCCGCAACCCGATGAGCTACTCCTACGTCGCCGGCTACGGTGACCGGGCGTTCAAGAACGGCCACCACCGGTTCTGGGCCAACCAGCTCGACCCCGCCCTTCCGGTCACGGCGCCGGGCACCCTCTCCGGTGGTCCGAACAGCTACGGCCGCGACTCGCATGCCCAGCGCCTCGTCCCGGCCGACTGCAAGCCCCAGAAGTGCTACGTCGACCACATCCAGGCGTACACGGTCAACGAGGTCACGATCAACTGGAACTCCGCGCTCGCCTGGCTCGCCAACTGGGCGGCGGAGAAGGCCGGCGGCACGCCGCCGGTCGAGGACACCACCCCACCCTCGACGCCGGGCGCCCCGGCCGCGTCCGACATCACCGCCACCGGCGTGAAGCTCACCTGGAGCGCTGCCTCGGACGCGGAGAGCGGCGTCAGGAACTACGACGTCGTCGCCCTTGACGGCGGCGCACAGCGCGTCGTCACCACCGTGTCGGGCACGTCGGCGACCCTGACCGGTCTGAAGCCCGACACCGCCTACACGTTCGCCATCGTCGCCCGCAACGGCGCGAACCTGACGTCCGCGGCGTCGCAGACCACGGCCGTGCGGACCAAGCCGGACACCCCGACGGGCGGCTGCAAGGTCACCTACTCGGTGAGCTCCTCCTGGTCCAGCGGCCTCACCGCTAGCGTCACGATCACCAACACCGGCACCACCGCGTGGAACTCGTGGACGCTGAAGTTCGCCTTCCCCGGCGACCAGAAGATCACCCACGGCTGGTCGGCCGACTGGACGCAGACCGGCGCCGCCGTGACCGCCACGAACGCCTCGTGGAACGGCAACCTCGCCCCGGGCGGTTCGACCTCGGTCGGGTTCAACGCCTCGCACGGCGGCCAGAACACCGATCCGACCGCGTTCACCGTCAACGGCCAGTCCTGCACCAAGGGCTGA
- a CDS encoding glycosyl hydrolase: MRSVLVAALLLTAFSPSLPAAAADTWLEAETGVLNGTAVESSLAGYSSTGYVAGFDQSPDSVAITIPDNLGGLYDLTIRYATPYGAKTASLSLNGSGLGDVSFPAVPTFTTIPAGKVLLRPGDNTITITITNNWGWYLIDAIKVTPSSSRPPHQVTGELTDPAATAEAKGLMRYLTDNYGKNILSGQQDQTSIDWVEQNIGKAPAVGGYDLMDYSPSRVERGTTGRDVDHALAYDARGGITTLAWHWNAPSGLIDQPGKEWWRGFYTDSTTFDVAAALADPSSTDYKLLIRDMDAIAVQLKRLADAKVPVLWRPLHEAEGGWFWWGAKGSGPAKQLWRIMHDRLVGHHGLHNLIWVWNSISPDWYPGDDVVDIVSADVYLPQGDHSALVGQYDRLVQLGGDKKLVALGEVGSIPDPDLVRTYEARWSWFVTWSGGFIQDGVTNPRDFVQRVYNHANVITLDELPEFKDPGTPPEPTDGCAATLRVINQWSGGYQAEVTVKNQKTTAVAGWKVTWSLSAGQGVHNYWNTDLAIAGSTVTAKNASWNGTVRPGESASFGFIGSGTPSAATPACTTA; the protein is encoded by the coding sequence GTGCGATCTGTTCTCGTGGCCGCATTGCTGTTAACGGCCTTCTCCCCGTCGCTCCCGGCTGCGGCTGCCGACACCTGGCTCGAAGCCGAGACCGGTGTCCTGAACGGAACCGCGGTCGAGTCCAGCCTGGCGGGTTACTCCAGCACGGGTTACGTGGCCGGGTTCGACCAAAGTCCCGACTCGGTCGCCATCACCATCCCGGACAACCTCGGCGGCCTGTACGACCTGACCATCCGCTACGCCACCCCGTACGGCGCGAAGACCGCCTCATTGTCGCTCAACGGCAGTGGTCTGGGTGACGTGTCGTTCCCCGCGGTTCCGACGTTCACCACGATCCCGGCGGGCAAGGTGCTGCTGCGGCCGGGTGACAACACCATCACCATCACCATCACCAACAACTGGGGCTGGTACCTGATCGACGCGATCAAGGTGACGCCCAGCTCGTCACGGCCGCCGCACCAGGTGACCGGCGAGCTGACCGACCCGGCCGCGACCGCCGAGGCCAAGGGCCTGATGCGGTACCTGACCGACAACTACGGCAAGAACATCCTGTCGGGACAACAGGACCAGACCAGCATCGACTGGGTCGAGCAGAACATCGGCAAGGCGCCCGCGGTGGGCGGCTACGACTTGATGGACTACTCGCCCAGTCGGGTCGAGCGCGGCACGACGGGCCGGGACGTGGACCACGCCCTGGCCTACGACGCCCGCGGCGGCATCACCACCCTGGCCTGGCACTGGAACGCGCCGTCCGGCCTGATCGACCAGCCGGGCAAGGAGTGGTGGCGCGGCTTCTACACCGACTCGACCACGTTCGACGTGGCCGCGGCGCTGGCCGACCCGTCCTCGACCGACTACAAGCTGCTGATCCGGGATATGGACGCGATCGCGGTGCAGCTCAAGCGCCTCGCCGACGCCAAGGTCCCCGTCCTGTGGCGACCGCTGCACGAGGCCGAAGGCGGCTGGTTCTGGTGGGGTGCGAAGGGGTCCGGCCCGGCCAAGCAGTTGTGGCGGATCATGCACGACCGGCTGGTCGGGCACCACGGGCTGCACAACCTGATCTGGGTGTGGAACTCGATCTCGCCGGACTGGTATCCCGGTGACGACGTGGTCGACATCGTGAGCGCGGACGTCTACCTGCCGCAGGGCGACCACAGCGCGCTCGTCGGCCAGTACGACCGGTTGGTGCAGTTGGGCGGCGACAAGAAGTTGGTCGCGCTGGGCGAGGTCGGCTCCATCCCCGACCCCGACCTGGTCCGGACCTACGAGGCCCGTTGGTCCTGGTTCGTCACGTGGTCGGGCGGGTTCATCCAGGACGGCGTGACCAACCCGCGCGACTTCGTGCAGCGCGTCTACAACCACGCCAACGTGATCACGCTGGACGAGCTGCCCGAGTTCAAGGATCCCGGTACCCCGCCGGAGCCCACGGACGGCTGCGCCGCGACCTTGCGGGTGATCAACCAATGGTCCGGCGGGTACCAGGCCGAGGTCACCGTGAAGAACCAGAAGACCACGGCGGTGGCCGGCTGGAAGGTCACGTGGTCGTTGTCGGCTGGCCAGGGCGTTCACAACTACTGGAACACGGACCTCGCCATCGCTGGCTCGACCGTGACGGCGAAGAACGCGTCGTGGAACGGCACGGTGAGGCCGGGGGAGAGCGCTTCGTTCGGCTTCATCGGCAGCGGCACTCCGTCAGCGGCCACGCCGGCCTGCACCACCGCCTGA
- a CDS encoding lytic polysaccharide monooxygenase, with translation MATLLATFGSGSASAHGAVSDPPSRHYGCYHHWPNGASQQMAAEDPMCYQAWQANSSAMYNWNGLFREGVAGDHQGAIPDGQLCSGGLTHNGTYAAFDKPGNWRTTDRPSRFTLNLHDQSLHGADYIRVYATKQGFDPKTQALKWSDLELVGQTGRVPTGPRTPVEVDASGRTGHHVLFTVWQASHLDQSYYACSDVNFTDGGTTPTTTTTPTTTTTPTTTTTPTTTTTPTTTTTPTTTTTPTTTTTPTTTTTPTTTTTPTTTTTPTTTTTTDNPSAGCSATFSVVSQWSGGFQAEVRVTADATPVNGWTVSWTFGNGERINHAWSADVTTDGSTVTARNAAYNGSLGAGTAATFGFIGSGTAGTPALTCTANQP, from the coding sequence TTGGCGACCCTGCTGGCGACATTCGGCTCGGGCAGCGCCTCCGCCCACGGCGCGGTGAGCGACCCGCCGTCGCGCCACTACGGCTGCTACCACCACTGGCCCAACGGCGCGTCACAGCAGATGGCAGCCGAGGATCCCATGTGCTACCAGGCGTGGCAGGCCAACTCCTCCGCGATGTACAACTGGAACGGCCTGTTCCGCGAGGGTGTCGCCGGCGACCACCAGGGAGCCATCCCGGACGGACAGCTGTGCAGCGGCGGTCTGACCCACAACGGCACCTACGCCGCTTTCGACAAGCCCGGCAACTGGCGGACCACCGACCGGCCCAGTCGGTTCACCCTCAACCTGCACGACCAGTCCTTGCACGGCGCCGACTACATCCGCGTCTACGCCACCAAGCAGGGCTTCGACCCCAAGACCCAAGCCCTGAAGTGGAGTGACTTGGAACTGGTCGGCCAGACCGGCAGGGTCCCCACGGGCCCCCGGACGCCCGTCGAGGTCGACGCCTCGGGGCGCACCGGCCACCACGTGCTGTTCACGGTGTGGCAGGCCAGCCACCTCGACCAGAGCTACTACGCGTGCAGCGACGTCAACTTCACCGACGGTGGCACCACGCCGACCACCACCACGACGCCGACCACCACCACGACGCCGACCACCACCACGACGCCGACCACCACCACGACGCCGACCACCACCACGACGCCGACCACCACCACGACGCCGACCACCACCACGACGCCGACCACCACCACGACGCCGACCACCACCACGACGCCGACCACCACCACGACGCCGACCACCACCACCACGACCGACAACCCCTCCGCGGGTTGCTCGGCCACCTTCAGCGTCGTCTCGCAGTGGTCCGGCGGCTTCCAGGCCGAGGTGCGCGTGACCGCCGACGCCACGCCGGTCAACGGTTGGACGGTGAGCTGGACCTTCGGCAACGGCGAGCGGATCAACCATGCGTGGAGCGCGGACGTGACCACGGACGGCTCCACTGTGACTGCCCGCAACGCCGCCTACAACGGCTCACTGGGCGCAGGCACGGCCGCCACGTTCGGTTTCATCGGCTCCGGCACCGCCGGCACACCCGCTCTCACCTGCACCGCAAACCAACCCTGA
- a CDS encoding glycoside hydrolase family 3 N-terminal domain-containing protein, whose amino-acid sequence MTSLMNTDSDAAWRDRGLPVHDRVEALLATMTLEEKVAQLGSVWLDGSGGSATGSAPVPEVFTASAAGDVDDLVRGGIGHLIRVFGTAPVTVAEGLRRLRSLQERVVAGNRFGIPAIVHEECVAGFATFGATVYPTPLAWAAGFDVEVVREVGSAIGRDLRSVGVHQTLASVLDVVRDYRSDRVEETLGEDPYLVAQLGAAYVRGLEEAGVIATVRHFTAYASSRATRNRALVGIGLRELADVVLPPFETALREGGARSVMSSCTDVDGVPVAANAELLRDLLSEEWAFTGTVVADHRAILFVASMERAFAEEERPRVLPLRVGGELPETRGYGERLVGHVRSRGVEESLVDESVRRVLRQKVDLGLLDGGPPVPVNPDEVDLDSADNRWLARTVAERSVVLLANDRSTLPLDLPRRSRIAVIGSCANDPLALLGRHAFPHHALRRRPGRGAGLSIATIRQQVEAEFPQSTVHYARGVDVTAGDDAGITQAVHLASLADVALLFVGDRAGLSGDGTERGDVSDLSLPGSPDRLVEAVLATGTPTVLVVVSGRPYALGDYADRAAAVVQVFFPGVEGASAVAGVLSGRINPSGRLPVQVPRQPWAYPSTYLHPLAGAISALDPTPLYPFGHGLSYTTVRYETLGTTSDEATTTGSVEARVVVRNTGHRAVDEVVQLYASDPVAPVVRPPVQLIGFARVALEPGQTRLVVFDVPADAFSFTGVDGRRVVEPGRITLSTGPSSADLPLSADVWLSGEPAHPGHDRRLTTTHDVRDLDELHRLTVDPCALEV is encoded by the coding sequence ATGACATCGCTGATGAACACCGACTCGGACGCGGCTTGGCGCGACCGCGGGCTGCCGGTCCACGATCGCGTGGAAGCGCTGTTGGCGACCATGACGTTGGAGGAGAAGGTCGCCCAGCTCGGTTCGGTGTGGTTGGACGGAAGCGGTGGGTCGGCGACGGGGTCGGCGCCGGTGCCCGAGGTGTTCACCGCGTCGGCGGCCGGTGACGTGGACGACCTGGTGCGCGGGGGGATCGGGCACCTCATCCGTGTGTTCGGCACCGCACCGGTCACGGTCGCCGAGGGCCTGCGGCGGTTGAGGTCGCTCCAGGAGCGGGTGGTGGCGGGCAACCGGTTCGGGATCCCGGCCATCGTGCACGAGGAGTGCGTGGCCGGGTTCGCGACGTTCGGCGCGACCGTCTACCCGACGCCGTTGGCCTGGGCGGCCGGCTTCGACGTGGAGGTGGTGCGCGAGGTGGGCTCGGCGATAGGGCGTGACCTGCGGTCGGTGGGCGTGCATCAGACCCTGGCGTCGGTGCTGGACGTGGTGCGCGATTACCGGTCGGATCGGGTGGAGGAGACGCTGGGGGAGGACCCGTACCTGGTGGCGCAGCTCGGCGCGGCGTACGTACGCGGGTTGGAGGAGGCCGGGGTCATTGCCACGGTCAGGCACTTCACCGCGTACGCCTCTTCCCGTGCCACTCGCAACCGCGCCCTGGTCGGCATCGGGCTGCGTGAGTTGGCCGATGTGGTCCTGCCACCGTTCGAGACCGCGTTGCGCGAGGGGGGAGCGCGGTCGGTGATGAGCTCCTGCACGGACGTCGACGGTGTGCCCGTCGCGGCGAACGCCGAGCTGTTGCGGGACCTGCTGAGCGAGGAGTGGGCGTTCACCGGCACGGTGGTGGCCGATCACCGGGCCATCCTGTTCGTGGCCTCGATGGAGCGGGCTTTCGCGGAAGAGGAAAGACCCCGGGTGCTCCCGTTGCGTGTGGGCGGGGAACTGCCCGAGACCCGCGGCTACGGAGAGCGCCTGGTCGGGCACGTGCGCTCCCGCGGTGTCGAGGAATCCCTTGTGGACGAGTCGGTTCGCCGGGTCCTGCGGCAGAAGGTGGACTTGGGACTGCTCGACGGCGGCCCTCCCGTGCCGGTCAACCCGGACGAGGTGGATCTGGACAGCGCCGACAACCGGTGGCTGGCCCGCACGGTGGCGGAGCGCTCGGTCGTGCTGCTGGCCAACGACCGCTCGACGCTGCCGTTGGACCTGCCCCGGCGGAGCCGGATCGCCGTCATCGGTAGCTGTGCGAACGACCCGCTCGCCCTGCTGGGCCGTCACGCCTTCCCGCATCACGCGCTGCGCCGTCGTCCCGGGCGCGGTGCGGGTCTGTCCATCGCGACGATCAGGCAGCAGGTCGAAGCCGAGTTCCCGCAGTCCACCGTCCACTACGCACGCGGCGTCGACGTGACGGCTGGCGACGATGCCGGCATCACCCAAGCCGTGCACCTCGCCTCCCTCGCCGACGTCGCCCTGCTGTTCGTCGGCGACCGTGCCGGCCTGTCCGGTGACGGGACCGAGCGCGGTGACGTGTCTGACCTGAGCCTGCCGGGGTCGCCGGATCGCCTGGTCGAGGCCGTGCTGGCCACTGGCACACCGACCGTGCTGGTTGTGGTCTCCGGTCGGCCCTACGCCCTGGGCGACTACGCCGACCGCGCCGCTGCGGTGGTGCAGGTGTTCTTCCCTGGGGTGGAAGGCGCTTCGGCGGTGGCCGGGGTGCTCAGCGGACGGATCAACCCGTCCGGGCGGCTGCCGGTGCAGGTTCCCCGCCAGCCGTGGGCGTACCCCTCGACCTACCTGCATCCGCTTGCTGGTGCGATTTCGGCGCTGGACCCCACCCCGCTCTACCCCTTCGGGCACGGCCTGTCCTACACGACCGTGCGCTACGAGACGCTGGGCACCACCAGTGATGAAGCGACGACGACCGGGTCGGTGGAGGCCAGGGTCGTCGTGCGCAACACCGGACACCGCGCCGTGGACGAGGTGGTGCAGCTTTACGCGTCCGACCCGGTGGCCCCGGTGGTGCGACCGCCGGTCCAGCTCATCGGGTTCGCCCGCGTCGCACTGGAGCCCGGACAGACCCGGCTGGTGGTCTTCGACGTGCCCGCCGACGCGTTCTCCTTCACCGGCGTCGACGGTCGCCGTGTCGTCGAACCCGGCCGGATCACCCTGTCCACCGGCCCGTCATCAGCGGACCTGCCGCTGAGCGCGGACGTCTGGCTGAGTGGTGAACCGGCTCATCCCGGACACGACCGGCGGCTGACCACCACTCACGACGTGCGCGACCTGGATGAACTGCACAGGTTGACCGTGGACCCGTGTGCCTTGGAGGTGTAG
- a CDS encoding alpha-galactosidase, whose translation MTGTGPTWPGHPVVLAAAGVSLVLAPQVEGLPEVLHWGADLGPLGVAELDQFRIARERGVSASALDEPWPFTLAPGEGDGWAGAPGLLLESEGSPFRPRWHVDGFGVTSTDVTVTAWSAGVVLEIDLGLDAHGVLRVRHRVRNEGSTPVRVVVADTVLPLDDRATELLDFSGRWTRERVPQRRPRTQGTLVRESRRGRTGHDSPMLLVAGTPGFGDRHGELWAAHLAWSGDARYRVDDLPEGRVAIGVGELLRTGEVELAAGETFQTPDGVFVWSDRGLDGVSARLHASLRDRPHHPTSPRPVVLNTWEAVYFDHDLPTLHRLADIGADIGVERFVLDDGWFRGRRDDRAGLGDWVVDEAVWPNGLHPLVDHVRGLGMQFGLWVEPEMVNLDSDLAREHPDWLLTPDAGRARTMRNQHVLDLALPEVREYLLKHLSALLDEYDIAYLKWDQNRDLLEATHLGRAGVDAQVRALYDLLDALRARYPALEIESCASGGARIDLGILERTDRVWPSDSNDSIERSRLQRWTELLLPPELIGSHVGPPRSHTSGRHADLGFRIATTLFASPGLEWDLTAGGLDELDVLTAWIDFYRRVRPTLHTGELVHDTPTDGGALLTGAVAPDRAHALYRLSRTDSGDRAVPPPIRLPGLDPTRRYTVRVVDELPAPRLLDVRPPAWITAGTTVATGRVLAQAGLAAPLLAPAQALVLELTALDGGA comes from the coding sequence GTGACCGGCACCGGGCCGACGTGGCCCGGTCATCCGGTCGTCCTCGCGGCGGCCGGGGTGTCGCTCGTGCTGGCGCCACAGGTCGAGGGCTTGCCGGAGGTGCTGCACTGGGGTGCTGATCTCGGCCCGCTCGGTGTGGCGGAGCTCGACCAGTTCCGGATCGCGCGGGAACGCGGGGTCTCGGCCAGCGCGCTGGACGAGCCGTGGCCGTTCACCCTGGCGCCCGGCGAGGGCGACGGGTGGGCGGGAGCCCCCGGTCTGCTGCTGGAGTCGGAAGGCAGTCCGTTCCGACCCCGTTGGCACGTCGACGGGTTCGGCGTCACGTCCACCGACGTCACGGTGACCGCGTGGTCCGCCGGTGTCGTGCTGGAGATCGACCTCGGCTTGGACGCGCACGGCGTTCTCCGCGTGCGCCACCGGGTGCGAAACGAGGGATCGACCCCGGTGCGCGTCGTCGTCGCCGACACGGTGCTGCCGCTGGACGACCGCGCGACCGAGTTGCTCGACTTCTCCGGTCGCTGGACGCGCGAACGGGTGCCGCAGCGGCGTCCCCGCACGCAGGGGACGCTGGTGCGCGAGTCCCGTCGCGGGCGCACCGGCCACGACTCGCCGATGCTGTTGGTGGCGGGCACGCCGGGCTTCGGTGACCGTCACGGCGAGCTGTGGGCCGCCCACCTCGCGTGGAGCGGCGACGCCCGCTACCGCGTCGACGACCTGCCCGAGGGGCGCGTCGCGATCGGCGTCGGGGAGTTGCTCCGCACCGGCGAGGTCGAACTGGCGGCGGGGGAGACCTTCCAGACCCCGGACGGCGTCTTCGTCTGGTCCGACCGCGGGCTCGACGGGGTGTCGGCCCGCCTGCACGCCTCGCTGCGCGACCGACCACACCACCCCACCTCGCCACGACCGGTCGTGCTGAACACGTGGGAGGCCGTCTACTTCGACCACGACCTCCCCACCCTGCACCGGCTCGCGGACATCGGCGCGGACATCGGCGTGGAGAGGTTCGTGCTCGACGACGGCTGGTTCCGCGGCCGCCGCGACGACCGCGCCGGGCTCGGCGACTGGGTGGTGGACGAGGCGGTGTGGCCGAACGGCCTGCACCCCCTGGTCGACCACGTGCGCGGACTGGGCATGCAGTTCGGGCTGTGGGTCGAGCCGGAGATGGTCAACCTCGACTCCGACCTGGCCCGCGAACACCCCGACTGGCTGCTCACCCCGGACGCCGGCCGCGCACGGACAATGCGCAACCAGCACGTGCTCGACCTCGCGCTGCCGGAGGTCCGCGAATACCTGCTCAAGCACCTGTCCGCGCTGCTGGACGAGTACGACATCGCCTACCTCAAGTGGGACCAGAACCGCGACCTGCTCGAAGCCACCCATTTGGGTCGCGCCGGGGTCGACGCGCAGGTGCGTGCCCTCTACGACCTCCTCGACGCCCTGCGCGCCCGGTATCCGGCACTGGAGATCGAGTCGTGCGCCTCCGGCGGCGCCCGCATCGACCTCGGCATCCTGGAACGCACCGACCGGGTCTGGCCGTCGGACTCCAACGACTCCATCGAGCGCTCCCGGCTGCAACGCTGGACCGAATTGCTGCTGCCGCCGGAATTGATCGGCAGCCACGTCGGCCCGCCCCGGTCCCACACCTCCGGCCGGCACGCCGACCTCGGCTTCCGGATTGCCACCACCCTGTTCGCCTCACCTGGTCTGGAATGGGACCTCACCGCCGGCGGCCTGGACGAGCTGGACGTCCTGACCGCGTGGATCGACTTCTACCGCCGCGTGCGACCCACCCTGCACACCGGGGAACTCGTCCACGACACCCCGACCGACGGGGGAGCGCTGCTCACCGGAGCGGTCGCCCCCGACCGCGCCCACGCGCTGTACCGCCTGTCCCGCACCGACTCCGGCGACCGCGCCGTGCCGCCACCCATCCGCCTGCCCGGCCTCGACCCGACGCGTCGGTACACGGTGCGCGTGGTGGACGAACTGCCGGCACCCCGGCTGCTCGACGTCCGGCCACCGGCGTGGATCACCGCCGGAACGACCGTCGCCACCGGCCGCGTCCTGGCCCAAGCCGGACTCGCCGCACCACTGCTCGCACCGGCGCAGGCCCTGGTGCTCGAACTCACCGCACTGGACGGAGGTGCTTGA
- a CDS encoding Beta-galactosidase C-terminal domain: MTTHWPTALMPDHDRFCSDSLLDHSKAERDIIRQFAPTTPITTNLNRAKASRELVRDSLGHIACGADGALFFRWWASLREPGGGAGPDVVRREKDGTTWVFALNHGDEARQVALKGVEVVTGETVDHEPVVPGHEVRIVRERR, translated from the coding sequence ATGACGACGCACTGGCCGACGGCCCTGATGCCGGACCACGACCGGTTCTGCTCGGACTCGCTGCTGGACCACTCCAAGGCCGAGCGCGACATCATCCGCCAGTTCGCCCCCACCACGCCGATCACCACCAACCTCAACCGGGCCAAGGCATCCCGTGAGTTGGTCCGGGACAGTCTCGGGCACATCGCGTGTGGTGCCGACGGGGCGCTGTTCTTCCGGTGGTGGGCCTCGTTGCGGGAGCCCGGCGGCGGAGCGGGACCGGACGTGGTGCGCCGCGAGAAGGACGGCACCACGTGGGTGTTCGCCCTCAATCACGGTGACGAGGCGCGCCAGGTGGCGCTGAAGGGAGTCGAAGTCGTGACAGGGGAAACCGTCGACCACGAACCGGTCGTGCCGGGCCACGAGGTGCGCATCGTGCGGGAGCGCCGGTGA